The nucleotide window TCTTGAAATACATGTGATGTTCTTATTTCACCGGTGTGCTCGTTAATTGTAAAGTAGGGTGTTTCTGACATTTTTAGGAAATGATAGGAGAGCCAAGCATTATGTCCTGAGTCTGCATCCACAGCAACCACCTTTGTTATTAAAGAACCAGATTCAGAGTCAATAGGGACCATTTCAAACATAGCTGCTCTTCCATCTGTCGATGGATAAAGGATTTTGGGCGCATTGTCATTCTGATCCACAATTTTTATAATTAACGTTGTATTGCTGCTTAGTGATGGGAAACCATTGTCCCTAGCAGTTATTTGTATTTGAAACTCGTTGTGCTGCTCATAATCAAATGATCTTTGTGCATACAAAACTCCAGTCTCCATATTGATGGAAAAATATGAGGACACTGGAAGATCTTCCTCATTTACTTTGGAAACTGAATATAATATTTTGGCATTGTCTCCAGTATCAGGATCAGAAGCCTGTATGCTATATATCGAGGCTCCTGGTAAATTGTTCTCCGGCACATAAGCAGAATAAGAAGATTTCATAAATACTGGTGAATTGTCATTAACGTCCGATATCCTCAGTTGGATTGTTCTTCTGCTTGATAGAGGAGGAGATCCTCTATCAGTAGCTACTATTGTGATGTTATAACTAGATATGTCTTCTCTGTCTATAGTACCCACAGAAACAATGCTGTAGTAATTCTCAGAGGATAGTATTAAGTTAAAAGGTATTTCTTCTATAAGTTTACAGTCAACATCTCCATTTTTACCTACATCATAATCATGGACTTTGATCAGAGCTATCATTGTTCCAGGTGAACAATTCTCAGGAATAGGAGAGGATAATGAGGTGACAGATATTTCAGGAGCATTGTCATTTACATCTATCACTTCAATTAGTACTTTACTATAAGAAACAAGACCACCTCCATCCTTTGCTTGTACAGACAGTTCATAACTATTTGCTGCTTCATAATCCAACttgctgtttgttttaatgtCACCACTTAATGGATGTATAATAAAAATCCCTGAATGATGCATGTGTCCTGATGTTTTGCGAAAAGAATATGTAATCTGTCCATTAACACCTTCATCTATATCAACTGCTTGTACATTTACTATAGAAGTATTGACTGGTATATTTTCATTCACACTGACTTTATACAGCTGCTGACTAAATACAGGAAAATTATCATTAACATCAATAACAATGATCTTTATTACTGCAGTTCCAGACCTCATAGGATTTCCACCATCAAATGCTGTTAATATTAATTCATGAATATTTTGATCTTCCCGATCTAAAGCTTTCTCTAATACAAGTTCTGGAGACTTACTGCCATCTGGATTAATGTTTTCATTCAGTGTAAAATGCTCATCAGCACTAAGCTTGTATGTCTGTACTGAATTAATGCCAATATCTAGATCTTCTGCATTCTGTAAAGCAAATTTTGTCCCTTGTGCAGTTGATTCTATCATTTCTATGGTAAAGGATTTGTGAAAAAACACTGGGGAATTATCATTGATATCTTGAATttctattttgattttaaaaacatttaacgGATTTTCCACCACAGCATCAAATGTTAGGAAGCAAGTAGCTGCTGACCCACATAGTGTCTCTCTATCTATCCTGTCCTTCACATACAGATTTCCATTGTCTAgatccacaaaaaaatatttctctgaaaTGCGTGATTCAATCCTTAATTTTCTGGAGGAGAGATGATTAATCTTTAATCCCAGGTCTTTTGCAATATTTGCTATCACAgagtcttttctcatttcttccaCAATGGAATAATGAATCTGACCAGAGACTGAATGACACAGCCAACAACATAGGAAAGAAAATATTACTTGCCATCTGATCCCTTTAAATGCCTGTGAACAGAATATCAGCTTAGCCATTCCAATTGCTCAATTTCTTCCAAAAAGTGATTGCTTGAATGATTAGTATTTGTAATCCAAAATAGAAATCCTTATATAGAAGTAAATCTaattgtttaaaagaataaacataACTCCTGTGAAAATGGGTGGTGAGAATCCAGAAATGGCTGTGCTCTTCTTGCAGAACTGCAGTGTGTGTCAATGATGAAAATACCAGTGGATCTCCAGTTCTGTATTCCTCTCCTTATTGGTCAAACAGCGGCGCTCTGAGGTGAAACTAGGGAACTGCAATACTAACAAATACTTCCTTGTATCCaatagtatacattttattttatgtattgtgtaaCCTGaactcattaaaatgttatatgtacacaatatatattgtatattatatatagtggggCTCAAGGTAAAGCGCTACCATTTGAGAAACATAGAGCAGACAAGCAGAATAAAGCCATAATTATTACACCCCTGCATTTCTGATTTATGATATCACATAGTATAtaattaaatctaataaaatagtatatattttattatatttattttttcatggtaCTAAACAATTACTAAATATACAAAGgttttaaaaacagggaatctgccagataatttgcattttcattcatccatacctgagatttacacagtttttccacacagcacagccctctCTGACATGGTGGAAGACCTAATTTTGGTCCTAACTTGGGCACTATTATGTCTTACTACTCTGGGACATGAGAACATAAAACTAAAGCATACATGACTCAACCAATGAGCAGCCTCTACCTATTACATTAAAAGCTATGCTATACAGGGTCAACAAGAGCCTTAGCACCAACTCAAATTTGTCCATGTACACAGCTTGCATTATAAAATCCACATTTTAGGATGTAttagttgctttacttttttaccaTTAATATTGTCTTATACTTGAACAATATTATTTGTCCTTTACATTACATGGATTTTAGCATTACAAATCACAATCTctcaacagagaaaaaaaaagacgaaATTCACAAACTCCCCCACCCCAGCTTTGGTTAATAGGCATTAAAAACTCAAAGTGCTTTTAAACCCATAATTTAATTTGACCTGTGTATATTGATTTACAGGCACAATCTAAACTCCTGTTTTGTGATTTGGCCACCAACCTCTGTACTTTTACTCCATTAACTACAGATACTATATGAAACCTGGGCCACCGCTGTTTTACTGCCATCACTATACATAAAGAAGCTCTAAACAGATCTTAAACACTAAAGATTTATTCTGTCTCAGATGTCTCTGTGGGTAAGAATACTTTTAAAAGAAGAGTCACTAGTGGAATTTCAATTTATATATTCTGTTATATGAAGACAGAGTGTGGAAAGCCGAGTTTGTTTTAATGTTGGTTTTTACAACATAGCCTACTAACCATTAGTTCCCATACTCTTACTAATACTGGTAGAGCTTGAGAACACAAGTCTCATTTACACCAATATGTACATATGCCACATATGTTAGTTAAAATGATAGAACTATAAATAGTACCATAAAAAAAGCCTCTCACATTTTATCACACGCAGTTCAAGTGGACTTATCACCATATTTTTAACGTTATATAAATCGGTGGCTAAACCctaaggggctttcctggaatgtaaaacaCTCATGCGCAGTGGGAttagcattttactttttttttaggaaaacctgTTTCCATTCTTCAGCCTGTGAGTCACTTAAGCAGTACccaaaaaaagatggtggcgcctgcaGTCCAGTCCgcgccagaaagaagaaggaatccaggacctactggacttggtTTGTGGCTAGATTGATGGTTTTTGAtgagtaaaggtgttttttttatgaaagttctgctttaggcacaTTAACAGTGATGTATCATACTAATTTCCATATTAATATTCTATGCAATTTACAATAAGCATAGGCGCAAGGAGTTTATTAGTTTAATGAATTGTGTTATTTTAGACCACAAAATTGTGTCATTAGTGACCATCAAAGTAACAACAATAAACTACAAGCATATGAAATATTGTGACAGGCAGCTTAAGACATAATGACAGGTGGGCAGTAGTCACATAAAAACTAGATCGCCAGAGCAAGAAGAAGTAGGCataccaaccccccccccccccccagtgattTATTATAAGCCAAGATTTAAAATACAATCTGCACAGTAGTGTGTTGCCATGCATTGTAGTACACTGCAATGCATGTGTATTCAGTTGCGTTGCCTTAGTGTGTTGGAGAATCTGTCAGGAGTGAAAACAAAACTCAGTGTTATACAGCACACTTTGACTTCCTAAACATCTGAATTTCTGATTAAACAGCAGCAGAGGACTCATGGTGCATTAAAGAAAACCATTACATGCTGCCAGtaaatctgaaaataaacaaGTACAAAACTGGaataagaaatcaatttcaaCTGGAATTAAAAGATTTGTGGAGCAAAAAATTTGgcaatcaacataaaaaatgaacaactaGTATATACAGGAGTTAGGCAAGTCTTATATCACTGATATCCTTTAAAAAGAATTACATGGAATGTTATATATATTGGAAGACTTCACCGCAAGTGCTGGGGGAACTTCTGACAAATTCAATGCTATATGGGGCAGTTGGATGTATTACAGAGGAAATCTGGGGTTTAAATGCCACCCGGACCCTACCCTTTGTTAAGAATGTATTCACAAGACAtatcaaacttttcattttaggtaTGGTTTTTGTTCCCATATAATGTCAATGGACTTGTTTCCAACTCCCTGCTGTCAATGTGTGATTACCTATGTTTATTATACActtgaatgttataaaaaaaaaaaaagaaatatatattggaaTTATAAAAGCTGCCTATTAAAACACGGGTGTTGAAAACCTACATACCTGAATTTCACTGCTGGTTGGTAAAGTCACTTTTAAACTTTCGTTTCCAAGCCCTGAGTCATCAGCATCGATAAGATTGTCCACAGGAACATTCTGATTTGTTTTCATGTATGTAAAGTCACTTTCCACAGAATccaaagccacacaaacattgtAAGAGTACGGAAGTGTTAGTGTTCCACTGGTATATTGAGACAACATCCTGGGATCAACTTGCGGATATAAATTTGAACTGACGGGCCCATATACTGGGAATGGTTTAGACTTCTTACATTTAGATATAACAACCAACATGACtgttataataaaaagcaaagataTTACTGCTAGGGCAATCACCAAGTACAGCTGCAGGTTGGACTGAGAATCTTCATCAGTGATCTGATTGACAAACTTAGGAACCACTTGTTGGAAGTTATCTGCAACAACAAGAGTGACAGTAGTGGTAGCAGAGAGAGATGGGATCCCATTGTCCTTCACCATCACCACAACCTTGTGATTCAGTATATCCTTCTCTTGGAAAATATGATGTGTTCGAATTTCCCCTGTGTGTTCATCAATGGTGAAATAAGATGGTTCTGATACTTGAATGAACTGATAGGAGAGCCAAGCATTATGCCCTGAGTCTGCATCCACTGCAACAACCTTTGTTACTAATGATCCAGGCTCAGCAGAAAAAGGGACCAACTCAAACAATGCCGATGATCCACTCTCTGGAGATGGGTATAGGAGTTTTGGTGAATTATCATTCTGATCTATTACTTTGATAGTTAATGTTGTGTTACTGCTCAGAGATGGAAGTCCATTGTCCCTAGCTGTTACTTCTATTACAAACTCCTGGTACCGCTCATAATCAAATGATCTCTGGGCATATATAACTCCACTCTCTATATTAAGGGAAAAATAGGAAGACATTGGATGATCTTCTGTGTTTTTGCTGGAAATGGAATAAGTAATTTTAGCATTGTCTGCAGTATCAGCATCTGAagcctgtatactgtatattgagGCTCCTGGTAAATTGTTCTCTGGCACATAAGCAACATAAGAAGATTTCATAAATATTGGGGGATTATCATTAACATCGGATATTTCCAGTCTGATGGTTTGATGATAGGAAAGTGCGGGAGATCCTCTGTCTGTAGCTACAATTGTTATGTTATAATTAGACACTTTCTCTCGATCCATAGGACCCGTTGTCACAATTGTATAAAAACTGTTAGATGacaaaactaaattaaaaggCATTTCCCCTGAAAGTTTACAGTCCACTTCTCCATTTTCTCCTGAATCTTTATCATGGACTCTGATCAGAGCTATCACTGTACCAGGTGCTGAGTCCTCAGGAATAGGGGAGGATAAGGAGGTGATGGATATCTCAGGGACATTGTCATTCTCATCTATCACTTCTACTAATACCTTACAATGAGAAACAAGTCCTCCTCCATCTTTAGCTTGAACCGACAACTCATAATTTCTTGTCTCTTCAAAATCTAactttttattgatgtttatgtTACCAGTTTTGGGATTAATACTGAAATATCCAGAAGGGTGGACATTCCCTGATGTTTTGCCAAAGAAATATGTGATTTGCCCATTTGTACCAGCATCCCTGTCTGTTGCATTTACATTGATTATAAAAGTATTTACTGGAATATTCTCATTCACACTAACTTTGTATACCTCCTGGGAAAATATTGGGAAATTATCATTAGCATCAATTACAATGATTTGTATTACAGCTGTTCCAGATCTCACTGGATTGCCACCATCCAGGGCTGTTAAAATGAGTTCATGAACACTTTGTGATTCCTGATCCAATGATTTCTCTAACACAAGCTCAGGAGATTTAAATCCATCACTGGTAATCTTCTGActtaatgaaaaatgtgaattgtCACTGAGCTTATATGTCTGTACTGAATTAACACCAATATCCAGATCTTCTGCATATTGTAAAGCAAATCTTGTTCCTGGTGATGTTAGTTCAATTGTCTCTATAGTGAATGTGTCAGGATAAAACACTGGAGGATTGTCATTAATATCCTGAATATCTATTTTTAccttataaatattaaaaggatTTTCAAGAACAGCATCAAATGTTAGGAAGCAGGTAGTTTCTGTCCCACACAGAGTCTCCCTGTCTATTCTGTCCTTAACATACAGATTTCCATTATCtagatttacatacaaatatttctcTGATACATGTGATATAATTTGTAGCTTTCTAGATGAGAGCTGTTTATTATCTAATCCCAAATCTTTGGCAATATTTGCTATAACAgagtcttttctcatttcttctacAATAGAATAATGAATCTGTCCAGAGACTGAATGATACAGCCAGGAAAATAACAATGGAAATATTACTTGCCATCTGATTCCTTTGTATGTCTGTAAATGGTGATTTGTTTGATCCATCCTCAGCATCTTCCAAAAGAGTCCTTTGTGTATTTGTATTCCAGATaggaaaaatgttgtatttttttaaatagttgtaaCAAATCATATATGTTCAGAGAGAATCAGAGAAAAATGGCTGTGCCTCTTCTTGCAGATCTGTAATGTGTGTGAATGATGAAAATACCAGTGGATCTCCAGTTCTGTATTCCTCTCCTTATTGGTCAAACAGCGGCGCTCTGAGGCGTAAGTGAGGAACTACAACACTGACATCTTTCTATATGCGGTGCTATTCAATCTTTATGCTTAGTTTTTAGTATTTGCATTTGTACAATATCAGGTAATGatagttaaatataatttaaaatgataaaatttgtatttttcatatcaTGATATATGCTTGTTCAGCAAAAAGATCTAAAAGGCTTCTATGTAAACTTCTTAAAATGGTACTTAGGTATAGGTGATTACCCTTAAatttttacatcctttttatTGAAACTCAACTCTAAACAAAACTCTTTGTTAGTCAAGAGCAGGAGTAGCAGAGTAAGATGTTTATTGCTATTTGtctctatttaaaatattttcgtTAACTTTCTTTGTGGTCATCAGGTGAAGAAGTTAATGTAGCTTTGTATAAGACTCAAAAGGTAATTAAATCAATTTTCTTTAGAAGCACACTGTTACCTAATATATGTGTAACAATtgcatttatgtttatatgtggatcggagactttttttttttacttttttgtgtggtcgtctttattttgaattacttgCAATTGAAcattatcctgtttttttatcttaactTAAGTGCTATTAGAAAGGGTCTGAAAAGCCCTGCAAATGATAGCATTGCAGGTGAGAGGATCTCTTAAAGGAGACATCAAGAGTACTTTAGGCCATCAAACAAGAGACCATTGATCTTCAGACAATACTTCTGTCTACAACCTGGATGTGCTACAGACGAAAATGTGTATTTGGGTAGGAGAGTCCAGACCTGGAGAGACTGTTGCATAACTTGAAGAGAGCTGCTTATGCAAGGAGTCCAGGAACTAAAAAAGTAATCCAAACCTCTTCCTGACCATTGTGCAAATCTGCTCTGGCTATAGGACTGTTATTGTGGAAGTTGTTACAGGTTGACCATTGAAAATTCCGGCCgtcgataatccggttctttcagtttcctggcatgaattttggatcgcattttcaatacagggactgcagtaactgatgttttcatggcgctgttctgcaggaacagctgttaggtcttgctacactaaatatacGTTGAGACCTCCCTGCTGCCTGcaccctggaactgtgccagatgtccgtgggtaCTGCGAGAGCaaggcctgtgtgtggaggtaagtataaaaaaaaaatctggaatttttgaaaatcgtTGCATCTCAGGTCCGGAGGTtcccggatttttgattgtcaacctgtagtagCTTTTTCAGATGGGactgaaaatgtttaaagaacacATTGAAAGATGTAATGGAGTGTTTGAACATAGTATGCTACTAGGTGGCTAATGTTTTAAAACCTAGACCAAGTTAACGCAGATAATAGATAGAAGTGCTGATCATTAAGTGAAATTGCAGTAGTGTCTGTGAGGGTTGCAAAGTTTTGCAAGAAGCCTCTAAAGATTGTCTGCTATGCCAAAACTTTGCAAGCCATCCCTGTGTCATAGCAGACTGCAGTGCAAATTGTTAAAGGTCAACGTAATAATCTACCTTTTCTCCCTTCTTGGAAcggtttttataaatcaggcccaatatgtggtAACCTTTTAATTTTAGGATGAGTGCTTCCAGTGAACTATCTTggttaagattaaaaaaaacttttttctccaaGTATTAAGAAAGTAAATCTTGTAGTCCAGAGAATTCACAATGTTTTCtctaacatttttaacatagtcAAAAAAGCATAGTTTTTTCTGTGAATAGGATTGCATATAGTACAAATTTTACAGCCGCATATTACTAATAGAAGAACCATAGCCATAACTATTTTATTCTTTGCTAACAATGTGACGTCTCTACTTTTTAGTGCCTtcctgtaatgtatttatttattggctgTAGTCACTA belongs to Pyxicephalus adspersus chromosome 2, UCB_Pads_2.0, whole genome shotgun sequence and includes:
- the LOC140322405 gene encoding protocadherin gamma-B5-like gives rise to the protein MRKDSVIANIAKDLGLKINHLSSRKLRIESRISEKYFFVDLDNGNLYVKDRIDRETLCGSAATCFLTFDAVVENPLNVFKIKIEIQDINDNSPVFFHKSFTIEMIESTAQGTKFALQNAEDLDIGINSVQTYKLSADEHFTLNENINPDGSKSPELVLEKALDREDQNIHELILTAFDGGNPMRSGTAVIKIIVIDVNDNFPVFSQQLYKVSVNENIPVNTSIVNVQAVDIDEGVNGQITYSFRKTSGHMHHSGIFIIHPLSGDIKTNSKLDYEAANSYELSVQAKDGGGLVSYSKVLIEVIDVNDNAPEISVTSLSSPIPENCSPGTMIALIKVHDYDVGKNGDVDCKLIEEIPFNLILSSENYYSIVSVGTIDREDISSYNITIVATDRGSPPLSSRRTIQLRISDVNDNSPVFMKSSYSAYVPENNLPGASIYSIQASDPDTGDNAKILYSVSKVNEEDLPVSSYFSINMETGVLYAQRSFDYEQHNEFQIQITARDNGFPSLSSNTTLIIKIVDQNDNAPKILYPSTDGRAAMFEMVPIDSESGSLITKVVAVDADSGHNAWLSYHFLKMSETPYFTINEHTGEIRTSHVFQEKDVLKHKVVAMVKDRGEPPLSATVTLNFVITDHLQQVVPKFVDQLTDEDQQSNLQLYLVITLVIISLLFIITVILTVISKCKKTKPYPVFDPLSSNLYPQIDPRVLSQYSNGTLTLPYSYNVCVALDSEEGDFTYMKPNQNVPVDNLIDADDSGLGNEHLNEVLPTNNVKPVSFYK